A single region of the Thermotoga profunda AZM34c06 genome encodes:
- a CDS encoding NusG domain II-containing protein: MNGQSKIFRISDLFIVVAIIVVFLAFWFLTHQSSLTGYVEVYKDGRLIAVLKQDIRYELKNDGKHIMDIVFDGKRVHVENSDCPLKICEKTGKVGPNGVIVCIPNKVVVKFIGKSDVDVMTW, translated from the coding sequence ATGAACGGGCAAAGTAAGATTTTTAGGATATCTGATCTTTTTATTGTTGTCGCCATAATTGTTGTTTTCCTGGCGTTTTGGTTTTTGACACATCAAAGTAGTCTTACAGGATATGTTGAAGTCTACAAAGATGGACGATTGATTGCTGTGTTGAAACAAGATATCAGATATGAGTTAAAAAACGATGGAAAACACATCATGGACATTGTTTTTGATGGTAAGAGAGTTCATGTAGAGAACAGCGATTGTCCTTTGAAGATCTGTGAAAAGACCGGTAAAGTTGGGCCAAATGGTGTGATAGTGTGTATTCCGAACAAAGTTGTCGTGAAATTTATTGGTAAAAGTGATGTGGATGTGATGACTTGGTGA
- a CDS encoding FAD:protein FMN transferase: MRKKDSKNILRISNFVLVIFLIGIAITVAILVMVFVRIPPSYYEYTGFTLGTYCRIVVSSKKGSKNLSEIIFNELDRVYKKFDPNNPDSTISKINSSKDWVDLDEESFVLIDAALKFSQITEGAFDPALGNLIKLWGFDRIAERVPTKIPSQSEIDEILRHCGVEKVELDGRTRRVRLNDGVKLDLGGIAKGYALDRAYQIAKEIDAKCTGFVEAGGDIRILGPKFGSRPWVIGVRDPRKSESAIDYIYLTDGAVATSGDYERYFIVDGVRYHHIFDPKTGYPAHGAQSVTVIAKDATTADVLSTSGFVMAQEWEYVVLEYPRFGGSVLLIGEDGAIHKSPSFSVYERAK; encoded by the coding sequence GTGCGGAAAAAAGATAGCAAAAATATTCTGAGAATAAGCAATTTCGTTCTTGTGATTTTTTTGATTGGAATTGCTATCACTGTGGCTATTTTAGTGATGGTTTTTGTGCGTATACCACCGAGTTATTATGAATATACAGGTTTTACCTTAGGCACGTATTGCAGGATTGTGGTATCTTCCAAAAAGGGTTCGAAGAACCTATCAGAGATTATCTTCAATGAATTGGACCGAGTTTACAAAAAATTTGATCCAAATAATCCAGATAGCACTATTAGCAAGATAAATTCATCAAAAGATTGGGTTGATCTTGATGAAGAGAGTTTCGTGTTGATTGATGCAGCATTGAAATTTTCACAGATCACTGAAGGCGCGTTCGATCCAGCCTTAGGTAACTTGATAAAACTCTGGGGTTTTGACAGAATAGCTGAGCGTGTACCCACAAAAATACCATCTCAGTCAGAGATCGATGAGATTCTAAGGCATTGTGGAGTGGAAAAGGTTGAATTGGATGGCAGAACAAGGAGAGTGAGATTGAACGATGGTGTGAAACTGGATCTTGGTGGAATTGCGAAAGGTTATGCATTGGACAGAGCTTACCAGATAGCCAAAGAAATAGATGCGAAGTGTACAGGGTTTGTAGAAGCCGGCGGAGATATTAGGATTTTGGGACCAAAATTCGGCTCCAGACCTTGGGTAATTGGTGTGAGAGATCCCCGAAAATCAGAGTCAGCAATTGATTATATCTATTTAACAGATGGGGCGGTGGCAACGTCTGGAGACTATGAAAGATACTTCATCGTTGATGGAGTGAGATATCACCACATTTTTGACCCAAAGACTGGTTATCCTGCCCACGGTGCACAATCGGTGACTGTCATCGCAAAGGATGCGACAACGGCTGATGTTTTGTCCACATCGGGTTTTGTAATGGCGCAGGAATGGGAATATGTTGTTTTAGAATATCCACGATTTGGCGGGAGTGTTTTACTAATCGGTGAAGATGGTGCAATTCATAAATCACCATCATTTTCAGTTTATGAACGGGCAAAGTAA
- the radC gene encoding RadC family protein, translating into MGKDGGVLKPRERMMKVGSEGLSEQELIAILLRTGTKGKDVYQLSEELYDKFDRSLRTLSNAGLEEIASVNGIGLAKATSLKAALELGKRLYQELSDVRIALGKPESVFEYCHDMRLFEKEVLRVIIVDSKLFVVFHRDITQGTNNQTLFHPTEIFRIAVRSNANALIIVHNHPSGDPTPSEDDKRATEMIANAGNILGIRLIDHLIIGRESYYSFRAHGLLEDSSNGRREGRKDSESVEVKNGIRKRSWKKRGET; encoded by the coding sequence ATAGGAAAGGATGGTGGAGTTCTGAAACCAAGAGAACGGATGATGAAGGTTGGTTCTGAGGGATTATCTGAGCAAGAACTCATTGCCATACTTCTGAGAACAGGTACTAAGGGGAAGGATGTGTATCAACTTTCCGAAGAACTGTATGATAAATTCGACAGATCGCTCAGAACCTTGTCAAATGCTGGATTAGAAGAAATTGCCTCTGTCAATGGAATTGGACTTGCAAAGGCAACTTCTTTGAAGGCTGCACTTGAACTTGGAAAGAGATTATACCAAGAACTTTCAGATGTACGCATTGCTTTGGGTAAACCGGAATCGGTTTTTGAGTACTGTCATGATATGAGGTTGTTTGAAAAAGAGGTATTACGTGTTATTATTGTTGATAGTAAACTATTTGTAGTTTTTCACAGGGATATAACGCAAGGAACGAATAATCAAACTCTATTTCATCCTACTGAGATTTTCAGGATCGCAGTTAGATCAAACGCAAATGCGTTGATCATTGTTCACAACCATCCATCTGGAGATCCAACACCGAGCGAAGATGACAAAAGAGCAACCGAAATGATAGCCAATGCTGGTAATATACTTGGTATCAGGTTGATAGATCATTTAATAATAGGTAGAGAAAGTTATTACAGTTTCAGAGCACATGGTTTATTGGAGGACAGTTCAAATGGAAGAAGAGAAGGACGAAAGGATTCTGAATCTGTTGAGGTTAAAAATGGAATTAGAAAAAGATCTTGGAAAAAAAGGGGTGAAACATAA
- a CDS encoding Maf family nucleotide pyrophosphatase has product MFKRIILASSSPRRQKILKTLFENFEIVIPQIEEIHDDDAIHTVEKLALLKALNVFDKVKDAVVIGADTVVEIDGTILGKPKDLCDAESQLCKLLGKWHSVHTCVAVVSWGEMWLKTQTARVKFRKVPKEVVKYYAQNYSLGKAGSYGLQDFGGVFVESIVGDPYVVIGLPIADLWEYFYRKGWWSSETKRTDDEGWF; this is encoded by the coding sequence GTGTTCAAAAGAATTATATTGGCATCTTCATCTCCACGCAGACAGAAGATTCTAAAGACACTGTTCGAAAACTTTGAAATAGTAATTCCTCAGATTGAAGAAATACACGACGACGACGCGATACATACTGTGGAAAAGCTCGCACTTCTGAAGGCTTTGAATGTTTTTGATAAAGTCAAGGATGCTGTGGTTATTGGTGCTGATACAGTTGTAGAGATAGATGGAACCATTCTTGGAAAACCAAAAGACCTCTGTGATGCTGAATCGCAACTTTGTAAATTACTTGGAAAATGGCATTCGGTCCATACGTGTGTTGCGGTTGTCAGTTGGGGTGAGATGTGGTTGAAAACACAAACTGCGAGAGTGAAATTTAGAAAAGTACCAAAAGAAGTTGTGAAATATTACGCACAAAACTATTCTCTGGGTAAAGCTGGGTCTTATGGTTTACAGGATTTTGGTGGAGTATTTGTCGAATCAATAGTTGGGGATCCATATGTTGTCATAGGTTTACCCATAGCTGATTTGTGGGAGTATTTCTATAGGAAAGGATGGTGGAGTTCTGAAACCAAGAGAACGGATGATGAAGGTTGGTTCTGA
- a CDS encoding Gx transporter family protein, with translation MRSKKIALNSLFISLGIAIYVLESFVPFPFPNGKWGFSNFVVLLSIVLFGAKDGLIVAIGKSFVGSLVTGHFLDVAFFMSVFGSISAAFIESAAFKVRIFGLIGVSILGSVTNNVVQTLVGSVFVGSKALFWILPYMIILGLPGAFANAYIAGKVIPRVQKNYIGIFISTQTEDSKDTVRKL, from the coding sequence GTGAGGAGTAAAAAGATAGCTTTGAATTCTCTTTTCATTTCCTTGGGTATAGCGATATACGTTCTTGAAAGTTTTGTACCCTTTCCATTTCCAAATGGGAAGTGGGGTTTTTCAAACTTCGTTGTACTTTTGTCAATAGTTCTTTTCGGTGCAAAGGATGGTTTGATCGTTGCAATCGGAAAGAGTTTTGTTGGATCATTGGTTACAGGTCATTTTTTGGATGTAGCTTTTTTTATGAGTGTTTTTGGATCGATTTCAGCGGCATTCATCGAATCGGCAGCATTCAAGGTGAGGATTTTTGGGTTGATAGGTGTGAGCATTTTGGGCAGTGTTACCAACAACGTTGTACAGACTCTCGTTGGATCGGTTTTTGTTGGTAGTAAAGCGCTTTTTTGGATTTTGCCTTATATGATAATACTTGGTTTGCCTGGTGCTTTTGCAAACGCATATATAGCCGGAAAGGTGATACCTCGTGTTCAAAAGAATTATATTGGCATCTTCATCTCCACGCAGACAGAAGATTCTAAAGACACTGTTCGAAAACTTTGA